Part of the Penaeus vannamei isolate JL-2024 chromosome 17, ASM4276789v1, whole genome shotgun sequence genome is shown below.
ttctttcttttttgaagcaGCTGGAACCTGCCTGGAGACCgccgtgcgtgtgtatataaaggcGGTGCTGCGTGTCCTGGCTGCAGTGTGAATTAGACTCTCATACTCCTCTTTACTCGCTCATCGCCTTCTGCGGTTTAGTTCTCCTCAGGTGAGTATTCTCgtgagataagaaaaaataatcagtCATGTGCAATTTGCTTctgagaatatacatatatatgtgtctatatatatatatatatatatatatatatatatatatatatatatatatatatatatatatatatatatatatgtatgtatgtatattcatatacatactttcatacatatatatatgtatatatatatatatgtatgtatatatgtatatatatatatgtatatatgtaaatatatttatatatatgtctatatgtatatatttatgtaaatatatgtatttatgtatatatatatgtatatatgtatatatataaatatatatatatatatttatgtatgtatgtatgtatgtatatatatatatatatatatatatatatatatatatgtatgtaatttatatgtatgtatatacatatatatatatatatatatatatacatatacatatatacacatacacgcacacacacacacacacacacacacacacacacacacacacacacatatatatatatatatatatatatatatatatatatatatatatatatatatccctctttcatttctatttctcactCCCATCTCAGTTCCACTCAACCCAAACCTTCTCATCATTGCAGACAAAATGCTGCGCGTGTGCATAATGCTGGTCGTGTTGGGTGCCGTCTGCTGCCAGAAGTACCCCGACCCTCTGGTGGACATTGACTGCACTAACTGGTGTAGCCTTAGTAGTACCACCTATTACTGCTGCGACGAAGACCGTAATGGTACGTGTGATTTTGGCGTGGTGTCCATGTCTATTATCTGTGATTTTTATTGAATATCATATCTATTGAATGGTTGTAATTTATTCTTAAAGTAGCATTTTGATTGGCAAAATGGGATGTTCTTAAAGTGACATTTAGACTAAtagatatttcgttttttttttttcctctctcttttttcaaataTATCCTTCCTCGACGTAATATTTGGATTATcagattcattctctctttcacgcttTTCTCCAAATCATCATATTCTCGAAGTCAGGTTTTCGACAGACAGATAAGACAAGACAAAAGttatttctcaccctctttctctctctctctctctctctccaggttcAACCGGCAAATGCCCAGCCACTCCTATTTCGAAGAATGAGCTGGACATCCTCAGCGATCTGGGTAACCACAACGCCCTCAACTGCAAGTTCGACAGAGAGTGCGAGGTCGGGGAGAAGTGCTGCTACGCCAAGGAATCTCAGCACTACAGGATCTGCCGCTTCGCCTTCTAGAGGTCCCTGGGCATGGAGTTCGAATCCCGCCGACTGGGAATCTGGTGCGCCTCCATGACGACCATCTGGCGCGAATGAACCTCTAAGCCGAATCACATTCAGATCCATCGttgaatgttcacacacacacacacacacacgcacaacacacacccacgcccacacacacacacacacatatatatacatatataactaaccTCCACTTTGCCCTACTTAATCCATCAAGGGcatacatttgtttgttttgtgttgttctgCTACTTTTAAGGTTTATATTAATGAACTAGTACAAAGATGTTCCTATTCTCACGTGTTAAAATAGACAGTTAATAAATTTCATAAAACCACTTGTGACTGACTTTATTTCACGGCCATGTGTAGGTAACAATCATCTTAAGAATATGTATGTTTCTTAGATTGTCAGCAA
Proteins encoded:
- the LOC113829403 gene encoding uncharacterized protein, with the protein product MLRVCIMLVVLGAVCCQKYPDPLVDIDCTNWCSLSSTTYYCCDEDRNGSTGKCPATPISKNELDILSDLGNHNALNCKFDRECEVGEKCCYAKESQHYRICRFAF